From Saccharomycodes ludwigii strain NBRC 1722 chromosome IV, whole genome shotgun sequence, one genomic window encodes:
- the RPC11 gene encoding DNA-directed RNA polymerase III core subunit RPC11 (similar to Saccharomyces cerevisiae YDR045C | RPC11 | RNA Polymerase C): MLIVKNNHSGTNGGIFHLSCPSCPYSFPVEGIELYDRKNLPRKEVDDVLGGGWDNVDQTPAQCPNYDECGGERAYFFQLQIRSADEPMTTFYKCCNCGNRWREN, from the coding sequence ATGTTAATAGTGAAAAACAACCATAGTGGTACCAATGGTGGTATTTTCCATTTATCCTGCCCTAGCTGTCCATATAGTTTCCCTGTTGAAGGTATAGAACTTTACGATAGAAAAAACCTACCTAGAAAGGAAGTAGATGATGTACTAGGTGGTGGTTGGGATAATGTGGATCAAACACCTGCCCAATGTCCCAATTACGATGAATGTGGTGGTGAAAGGgcctatttttttcaattacaAATCAGATCTGCTGATGAGCCAATGACCACTTTTTATAAATGTTGTAATTGTGGTAATAGGTGGAGAGAAAATTAG
- the HEM13 gene encoding coproporphyrinogen oxidase (similar to Saccharomyces cerevisiae YDR044W | HEM13 | HEMe biosynthesis), which yields MTAFEQIDKNSPKDPAHLTIRTKMEALIKQKQLEITSKLQEVDGGTTFKRDSWSRGEGMGGGSSMVISNGNVFEKGGVNISVVYGDLSPTAIQAMKHDHKNLEANGAGCKFFACGLSMVIHPKSPHVPITHLNYRYFETWDSKGNPQTWWFGGGADLTPIYLYEEDCKLFHQNHKNALDKHDVTLYPKYKKWCDEYFTIKHRNENRGVGGIFFDDFDDRDPLEILKIVEDAFDAFLPSYVPIVLKRRDLPFTEEEKKWQLIRRGRYVEFNLIYDRGTQFGLRTPGSRVESILMSLPEYASWVYNYEPAPDTREGKLQKILRNPIEWV from the coding sequence ATGACTGCATTCGAACAAATTGACAAAAACTCTCCAAAAGATCCAGCTCATTTAACTATCCGTACAAAGATGGAAGCTCtaattaaacaaaagcaATTGGAAATTACCAGTAAGTTGCAAGAAGTAGATGGTGGCACTACTTTTAAGAGAGATTCCTGGTCTAGAGGTGAAGGAATGGGTGGGGGTAGTTCTATGGTTATTTCTAACGGTAATGTATTTGAAAAGGGTGGTGTCAATATTAGTGTAGTTTATGGTGACTTATCACCAACCGCTATTCAAGCAATGAAACACGACCATAAGAATTTAGAAGCTAATGGTGCTGGTTGCAAATTTTTTGCTTGTGGCTTGAGTATGGTCATTCATCCTAAAAGCCCACATGTTCCTATTACCCATTTAAATTATAGATATTTCGAAACTTGGGATTCTAAGGGCAATCCTCAAACCTGGTGGTTTGGTGGTGGTGCTGACTTAAccccaatttatttatatgaaGAAGATTGTAAACTATTCCATCAAAATCATAAAAATGCTTTGGATAAACATGATGTCACATTATACccaaaatacaaaaaatggTGTGATGAATATTTCACCATCAAGCatagaaatgaaaatagaGGTGTTGGTGGTATCTTTTTTGATGACTTTGATGACCGTGATCCATTagaaattttgaaaattgttGAAGATGCTTTTGATGCTTTCTTACCAAGTTATGTTCCTATCGTTTTGAAAAGACGTGATTTGCCTTTCACTgaggaagaaaagaaatggCAATTGATTAGACGTGGTAGATATGTTGAATTTAATTTGATTTATGATAGAGGTACCCAATTTGGATTGAGAACCCCTGGTTCCAGAGTTGAGAGTATTTTAATGAGTTTGCCTGAATACGCTTCTTGGGTTTATAATTATGAACCTGCCCCTGATACCAGAGAAGgtaaattacaaaaaattttaagaAATCCAATTGAATGGgtttga